In Lotus japonicus ecotype B-129 chromosome 5, LjGifu_v1.2, one genomic interval encodes:
- the LOC130717870 gene encoding protein MAIN-LIKE 2-like isoform X1 produces the protein MFLSMAEMVYIVNVCSEYIVRMKNRKRSHASSEDVGATEDRHRRLHASSRRGDHAATSQAVEASAPVVSPPSPMIEVPLVDYPPSPTVEIPTVVSPPSPMVESSGEESSGEESSGEESSGEESSGEASSGMGGSDEVSIPPPTVDADVLPPEQGEQGAQGGEEDLIQRLPPFPGGPVELSLLTHYADHKAPWAWHALLRTDERYVDRRQLKVATAGGKVWNLACDGDSDSHRRVRELIEQTGLHQLPYCSYPVTDAGLILALVERWHEETSSFHMPFGEMTITLDDVSALLHLPMGSRFYTPGRGERDECAALCAQLMGGSVGIYEAEFDTNRSQTIRFGVLQTRYEAALAEHRYEDAARIWLVNQLGATLFASKSGGYHTTVYWIGMLEDLGRVCEYAWGAIALATLYDQLSRASRRGTAQMGGFTSLLLGWVYEYLSDRVIIRRADPEYSQDQPRARRWAMSRVGHAGLDERRVMLDELTVDDVIWTPFEDHRAHRPRDPRAIYSGYIRSPFGRVVRRHLPERVLRQFGFIQDVPRHPSEIQTSGSLAETADAAFAEFAPHLRPQGIPATYPGEAVEDYMRWYSAVSHRFIIPDDRREEFSAVTVMRRAVDLLEQSLEVPDAPAEGTHSRSLTERALDLIRSNAFIGTQGVAFAAVRGARAAGGRGRGDRARGGRGRGGRARGEGAPAEGARGGRARGPRGRRGAGRGRGE, from the exons atgtttctgtctatggctgaaatggtatatatagtgaatgtttgctctgaatatatagtgagaatgaagaacagaaagaggtctcatgcttctagtgaggatgtcggggctactgaggatagacaccggcggttacatgcttctagccggcgcggcgatcatgctgcaacctctcaggcggtggaggcttcagctccagttgtttctccgccgtctcccatgattgaggttcctctggttgattatccgccgtctcccacggttgagatacctacagttgtttctccgccctctcccatggttgagtcatcaggcgaggagtcctcaggcgaggagtcctcaggcgaggagtcttccggcgaggagtcatcaggcgaggccTCATCCGGCATGGGAGGATCTGACGAGGTTAGTATTCCTCCGCCTactgttgatgctgatgtcctgccgccagagcagggggagcagggggcacagggtggcgaggaggacctgatccagaggttgccgccgtttccgggggggcctgttgagctatcgctcctcacccattatgctgatcacaaggctccctgggcgtggcatgcactcctacgcacagacgagcggtatgtggaccgtcgacagttgaaggtggccacagctggggggaaggtttggaaccttgcttgtgatggtgattcagacagtcacaggcgggttcgagagttgattgagcagacgggtcttcatcagctaccatattgcagctacccggtgacagatgcaggccttattttggcccttgtggagcgatggcatgaggagactagtagcttccacatgccgttcggggagatgactatcaccttggacgacgtgtcggctcttctccatctccccatggggtcgaggttctatacgcctgggaggggggagagggacgagtgtgcagcgctctgtgctcagttgatgggaggatctgttggtatttatgaggctgagtttgatacgaataggtcccagactattcgctttggggtcttgcagacccggtatgaggctgcgttggcgg agcaccgatatgaggacgctgcacggatttggctggtgaaccagctaggcgccacgctctttgctagcaagagcggaggctaccatacgaccgtctactggatagggatgttggaggatcttggtcgagtgtgcgagtacgcgtggggcgcgattgcgctcgctacgctatacgaccagcttagtcgagcgtccaggagggggacggcccagatgggaggttttacctcgctcctgctaggatgggtctacgagtacctttctgaccgcgtcattatccgtagggcggatccggagtactcgcaggaccagcctagggcgcggcggtgggctatgtcccgggtcgggcatgcaggccttgatgagaggcgagtcatgctcgatgagctgacggtggatgacgttatatggaccccatttgaggaccatcgggctcatcgaccacgggatccgagggccatatattctggctacatccggtcgccatttggccgtgttgttcgacggcatctaccagagagggttctgcgccagtttggcttcatacaggatgtccctcgacacccctctgagatccagacgtctgggtcccttgctgagaccgcagatgctgcctttgctgagtttgcgccgcacctccgccctcaggggatccccgctacatatccgggagaggctgtggaggattacatgaggtggtacagcgctgtgtcccatcggttcatcatccctgatgataggagggaggagttcagtgcagtg actgttatgcgtcgggccgtggacttgttggagcagtcactcgaggtgccagatgctcctgcagagggcacgcattcccgatccctcactgagagggcgctggatcttattagatccaatgccttcattggtacccagggggtagcctttgctgctgtccgaggagctagagctgcaggaggcagaggtcgtggagacagagcgcgtggaggcagaggccgtggaggcagagcccgtggagagggtgctcctgcagagggtgcgcgtggaggcagagcccgtggacctagaggtcgtagaggggccggtaggggtcggggcgagtga
- the LOC130719842 gene encoding PKS-NRPS hybrid synthetase cheA-like, with amino-acid sequence MERYFPYSVWKVTIRIRYGKYISVLSMECNFPYSLPGMTDSFFFGESQLIEAGFHNGQPEEATTEVPPPAFVPPCISIDVSHLFATDQIFPTRDDLINWVHGIAIENGYVTLITKSDYGGNGSRKAYVMLGCEKHGKYVPYRDPDLVEGTRSQKTGCPFRLKGRPRKNGIDRDWRLKVMEGIHNHEPARSLLGHNFVGRLKPGEKEQVGKMTRSWVPPRKMLLTLKENNPSNLTTISQIYGVCKRLRKSLRGGLTEMQHLLKKLDGDKYVHFERHEPGSEVIRDVFWAHPNAIKLFNTFPYVVIMDCTYKTNKYAIPLLEIVGLTSTDKTYSIAFCYIVNEGTDDYVWALECMKSLLADQAMLPKVIVTDRDLALLSAAKQSLPNTTHLLCLWHINKCVLAKCKLYVGTDDFAELVMMKWAEVVDAATVEEFEVKWMQLFNMCKAKYSNFTSYCSTTWLVHKEKFAKAWTNHVMHFGTTTSNRAEGAHASLKKMLRDCKGDLATSWDASHSLTCNRHTEILASFERSIHRIDHIFMFPFYTNIRGFVSNKCLQLIDDEHIRMKSYGGCDCLLRETHGLPCGCELAGYERIPYESIHPFWKRLSWEHVPEPVADTTSNHICGMNHGDMQPEVEALTHYFSSLDTGGQSMVRRKLQAIYCPESSSLCTPAVKIRSKRTLKANEKIPPKNKAIGSLTRDLSGFEHVDREIREAKKVSQPPKKKKRVKKSDTSYFMGHFPAFFHPYIQTVQNVEDDGICGYRAVAALLGLPSGSKWFSYPSPLRVVGHTFH; translated from the exons atggaaaggtactttccgtattcagtatggaaagtAACAATCCGTATTCGGTATGGAAAGTATATTTCCGTATTGAGTATGGAATGTAActttccgtattctcttccagggatgacagattcatttttctttggtgagtcacaattgattgaagctggatttcacaatggtcaacctgaagaggccactacagaggtgccaccaccagcatttgtgcccccgtgtataagtatagatgtctcgcatttatttgcaactgatcag attttccctacccgtgatgatcttatcaattgggttcatggaattgcgattgaaaatggatatgttacgttgatcacaaagtcagattatggtgggaatggaagcagaaaagcttatgtcatgttggggtgcgagaagcatggtaaatatgttccttatagagaccctgaccttgttgaagggacgagatcacaaaagacaggttgtccttttagactaaaaggacgacctaggaaaaatggcatagatagagattggcggctaaaggtgatggaaggtatacacaaccatgaaccagctaggtcactacttgggcacaattttgttggtcgtctaaaacccggagagaaggagcaagtgggaaaaatgacaaggagttgggttccaccgagaaagatgttgttgactttgaaggaaaacaatccttcaaacttgactaccatatctcagatttatggtgtttgcaagaggttaagaaaatccctccgcgggggattgacagaaatgcaacacttgttgaagaagttggacggtgacaagtatgtccactttgaaagacatgagcctggatcggaagtcattagggatgtattttgggctcatccaaatgctatcaaactgttcaacacatttccatatgtagtgattatggattgcacatacaagacaaacaaatatgcaattcccttgcttgagattgttggactgacttccacagataagacatactccatagccttttgctacattgttaatgagggcacagatgactacgtttgggcactggagtgtatgaagtctctattagctgatcaagccatgttgcctaaggtgattgttactgacagggatcttgccttattgagtgctgctaagcaaagccttcctaacactacacatttattatgcttgtggcacatcaacaagtgtgttttggcaaagtgcaaactctatgttggcacagatgattttgctgagttggttatgatgaagtgggcagaggtggtggatgctgcaacagttgaagaatttgaagtgaaatggatgcaattgtttaatatgtgcaaggcaaaatacagcaactttacctcctattgttctactacatggttggttcacaaggagaaattcgccaaggcatggacaaatcatgtgatgcactttggaacaacaacaagtaacag ggctgagggtgcacatgccagtttgaagaagatgttacgggattgcaagggtgacctggccacttcatgggatgcgtcgcatagtttgacatgtaatcgacatactgaaatattagcatcgtttgagcgcagtattcacagaattgatcacattttcatgttcccattttacacaaatattagaggatttgtgtcaaacaaatgcctgcagctcatcgacgatgaacatataagaatgaagtcctacggcggatgcgattgcttgttgagagagactcatggactaccttgcggttgtgaacttgcag gttatgaaagaattccatatgagtcaattcatccattctggaagagactgagttgggagcatgtacctgaacctgttgcagatactaccagcaaccatatttgcggcatgaaccatggagatatgcaaccagaagttgaggcattgacacattatttcagttctttggatactggagggcagagtatggtaaggaggaagcttcaagcgatctattgtcctgaaagcagttcacTTTGTACTCCTGCGGTTAAGATAAGGTCCAAGCGCACTCTTAAGGCGAATGAGAAAATACCACCTAAGAAtaaagcaataggatccttgactcgtgatctttcaggttttgaacatgttgatagAGAGATCAGAGAGGCAAAGAAGGTTTCacaaccaccaaagaagaagaagcgtgtgaagaagtctgatacaagctatttcatgggtcattttccagcctttttccacccatatatacaaacagttcagaatgttgaggatgatggtatCTGTGGCTATAGAGCCGTTGCTGCATTACTCGGACTACCATCAG gttccaagtGGTTTTCATATCCATCTCCTCTACGGGTTGTTGGTCATACCTTCCACTAA
- the LOC130717870 gene encoding protein MAIN-LIKE 2-like isoform X2, which yields MKNRKRSHASSEDVGATEDRHRRLHASSRRGDHAATSQAVEASAPVVSPPSPMIEVPLVDYPPSPTVEIPTVVSPPSPMVESSGEESSGEESSGEESSGEESSGEASSGMGGSDEVSIPPPTVDADVLPPEQGEQGAQGGEEDLIQRLPPFPGGPVELSLLTHYADHKAPWAWHALLRTDERYVDRRQLKVATAGGKVWNLACDGDSDSHRRVRELIEQTGLHQLPYCSYPVTDAGLILALVERWHEETSSFHMPFGEMTITLDDVSALLHLPMGSRFYTPGRGERDECAALCAQLMGGSVGIYEAEFDTNRSQTIRFGVLQTRYEAALAEHRYEDAARIWLVNQLGATLFASKSGGYHTTVYWIGMLEDLGRVCEYAWGAIALATLYDQLSRASRRGTAQMGGFTSLLLGWVYEYLSDRVIIRRADPEYSQDQPRARRWAMSRVGHAGLDERRVMLDELTVDDVIWTPFEDHRAHRPRDPRAIYSGYIRSPFGRVVRRHLPERVLRQFGFIQDVPRHPSEIQTSGSLAETADAAFAEFAPHLRPQGIPATYPGEAVEDYMRWYSAVSHRFIIPDDRREEFSAVTVMRRAVDLLEQSLEVPDAPAEGTHSRSLTERALDLIRSNAFIGTQGVAFAAVRGARAAGGRGRGDRARGGRGRGGRARGEGAPAEGARGGRARGPRGRRGAGRGRGE from the exons atgaagaacagaaagaggtctcatgcttctagtgaggatgtcggggctactgaggatagacaccggcggttacatgcttctagccggcgcggcgatcatgctgcaacctctcaggcggtggaggcttcagctccagttgtttctccgccgtctcccatgattgaggttcctctggttgattatccgccgtctcccacggttgagatacctacagttgtttctccgccctctcccatggttgagtcatcaggcgaggagtcctcaggcgaggagtcctcaggcgaggagtcttccggcgaggagtcatcaggcgaggccTCATCCGGCATGGGAGGATCTGACGAGGTTAGTATTCCTCCGCCTactgttgatgctgatgtcctgccgccagagcagggggagcagggggcacagggtggcgaggaggacctgatccagaggttgccgccgtttccgggggggcctgttgagctatcgctcctcacccattatgctgatcacaaggctccctgggcgtggcatgcactcctacgcacagacgagcggtatgtggaccgtcgacagttgaaggtggccacagctggggggaaggtttggaaccttgcttgtgatggtgattcagacagtcacaggcgggttcgagagttgattgagcagacgggtcttcatcagctaccatattgcagctacccggtgacagatgcaggccttattttggcccttgtggagcgatggcatgaggagactagtagcttccacatgccgttcggggagatgactatcaccttggacgacgtgtcggctcttctccatctccccatggggtcgaggttctatacgcctgggaggggggagagggacgagtgtgcagcgctctgtgctcagttgatgggaggatctgttggtatttatgaggctgagtttgatacgaataggtcccagactattcgctttggggtcttgcagacccggtatgaggctgcgttggcgg agcaccgatatgaggacgctgcacggatttggctggtgaaccagctaggcgccacgctctttgctagcaagagcggaggctaccatacgaccgtctactggatagggatgttggaggatcttggtcgagtgtgcgagtacgcgtggggcgcgattgcgctcgctacgctatacgaccagcttagtcgagcgtccaggagggggacggcccagatgggaggttttacctcgctcctgctaggatgggtctacgagtacctttctgaccgcgtcattatccgtagggcggatccggagtactcgcaggaccagcctagggcgcggcggtgggctatgtcccgggtcgggcatgcaggccttgatgagaggcgagtcatgctcgatgagctgacggtggatgacgttatatggaccccatttgaggaccatcgggctcatcgaccacgggatccgagggccatatattctggctacatccggtcgccatttggccgtgttgttcgacggcatctaccagagagggttctgcgccagtttggcttcatacaggatgtccctcgacacccctctgagatccagacgtctgggtcccttgctgagaccgcagatgctgcctttgctgagtttgcgccgcacctccgccctcaggggatccccgctacatatccgggagaggctgtggaggattacatgaggtggtacagcgctgtgtcccatcggttcatcatccctgatgataggagggaggagttcagtgcagtg actgttatgcgtcgggccgtggacttgttggagcagtcactcgaggtgccagatgctcctgcagagggcacgcattcccgatccctcactgagagggcgctggatcttattagatccaatgccttcattggtacccagggggtagcctttgctgctgtccgaggagctagagctgcaggaggcagaggtcgtggagacagagcgcgtggaggcagaggccgtggaggcagagcccgtggagagggtgctcctgcagagggtgcgcgtggaggcagagcccgtggacctagaggtcgtagaggggccggtaggggtcggggcgagtga